One segment of Elusimicrobiota bacterium DNA contains the following:
- a CDS encoding S41 family peptidase, translating into MMIRIFLAVVALAVQAQNAEEQNVLRNRFDNPAALRRAQVAPPVRIVPPGTRPNPAAPTPTPARPAAPPAASTGQASSSQPDLTVGETMRDIARVMGMIQARHPNTATNRELRDTAIQGALTGMDPHSVLFRPEVLRRWEESSRGSFAGVGLILKKEEADEPPVVRIPIPSSPAHGAGIRAGDQIATIDGQNTANMTLDEVVTRIRGNPGTKVRLGIRSRGSNSRAPPRQIELTRAEVVMPNIRSAMLDSTIGYIHLAGFEENSAEEFSQALSRLSGQGMRSLVIDLRDDGGGLVQTCVDIAENFLSAGQLVMTARGRAGSEEERTDTDGRYRSLKIAVLINSGSASASEILAGALRDHGRATLVGSESYGKGSVQQIFRNIPEQGYAVKLTIAKYYLPLGSSVERDADGRGGLSPDIAVNVSMEDEAKIAEQMYYRLMGQNPPAPVADAALNRAMEHLRSMAEAGQSPPLVRR; encoded by the coding sequence ATGATGATTAGAATTTTCCTTGCCGTTGTCGCATTGGCCGTTCAAGCTCAGAATGCCGAAGAGCAGAATGTTTTAAGAAATCGTTTTGACAATCCGGCTGCTTTGCGCCGGGCCCAGGTCGCGCCGCCGGTCAGGATCGTTCCCCCGGGAACGCGGCCTAATCCCGCGGCTCCGACGCCTACGCCGGCGCGCCCCGCCGCTCCCCCTGCCGCCTCCACAGGCCAGGCGTCATCTTCCCAGCCGGATTTGACCGTCGGCGAAACCATGCGCGATATTGCGCGGGTGATGGGCATGATTCAGGCTCGCCATCCTAATACGGCCACAAACCGTGAATTGCGCGACACCGCAATCCAGGGCGCATTGACCGGGATGGACCCTCATTCCGTGCTGTTTAGGCCGGAAGTTTTGAGGCGATGGGAAGAAAGTTCGCGGGGTTCTTTCGCGGGCGTGGGCCTTATTTTAAAGAAAGAAGAAGCTGACGAGCCTCCGGTTGTGCGTATCCCCATCCCCAGCTCTCCCGCCCATGGGGCCGGCATTAGGGCGGGGGATCAAATCGCCACGATCGACGGGCAGAACACGGCCAATATGACCTTGGATGAGGTGGTGACCAGGATTCGGGGTAATCCCGGGACCAAGGTTCGTTTGGGCATTCGCTCGCGCGGATCCAATTCTCGCGCTCCTCCGCGCCAAATCGAGCTGACGCGCGCCGAAGTGGTGATGCCCAATATCCGTTCAGCCATGCTTGATTCGACCATCGGTTACATTCATCTCGCCGGTTTTGAGGAAAATTCGGCTGAGGAATTCAGCCAAGCGTTAAGCCGGTTGTCCGGACAGGGCATGCGTTCGTTGGTCATTGATTTACGGGATGACGGCGGCGGACTTGTCCAGACATGCGTTGATATCGCCGAGAATTTTTTAAGCGCCGGGCAATTGGTGATGACGGCCCGAGGCCGCGCCGGTTCGGAGGAGGAGCGCACGGATACGGACGGCCGCTATCGCAGCCTTAAGATCGCGGTGCTGATTAATTCCGGCTCCGCTTCAGCCAGCGAGATTTTAGCCGGCGCTTTGCGCGATCATGGACGCGCGACTTTGGTCGGCTCCGAGTCCTACGGCAAAGGCTCGGTTCAGCAAATCTTCAGAAATATTCCCGAACAGGGCTACGCCGTCAAGCTGACCATTGCCAAATACTACCTGCCATTGGGTTCCAGTGTTGAGCGCGACGCCGATGGCCGGGGCGGCTTGTCGCCTGATATCGCGGTCAACGTTTCGATGGAAGATGAAGCGAAAATCGCGGAGCAGATGTACTATCGCCTGATGGGCCAAAATCCTCCCGCTCCCGTGGCGGATGCGGCGCTCAATAGGGCCATGGAGCATTTAAGAAGCATGGCGGAGGCGGGACAAAGCCCTCCGCTTGTCCGGCGTTAA